From Coccinella septempunctata chromosome 4, icCocSept1.1, whole genome shotgun sequence, a single genomic window includes:
- the LOC123311877 gene encoding uncharacterized protein LOC123311877, whose protein sequence is MSDKLGALREYDIHSDWTIYNRRLESYFKANGIEDNEKKRAILLNSLNEEAYKLMYNLWMPVVPENKQYNELTSIFDEHFKSSLSPFAARYKFYNSVMDAHETVANWAARVRSLAGQCEFGSTVYDWVLRDRFIIGFEKGPIQDRLFEEKITCSFSDVITIASSKMAAQKNSCMEEVKIEPGLHHISQNPRTPSTAQNRSVMSDSGASGSGVQNRRKKCTVCGRRNHFTSDCRFKDYTCNVCNEVGHLARLCPNREHQRNGPKRFQNFIEVKDDFFNLTDTKSINQFNEPFFVHVYIDEFKHRFQLDSGASVSAVSYSFWLDNLRKYSLSKAERSL, encoded by the exons ATGTCTGATAAGCTTGGTGCATTACGTGAATATGATATTCATAGTGATTGGACAATTTATAATCGCCGTTTGGAGAGTTATTTCAAAGCGAATGGTATTGAAGATAATGAAAAGAAACGGGCGATTCTCCTGAATTCGCTGAATGAAGAGGCCTACAAACTGATGTATAATTTATGGATGCCAGTCGTTCCAGAAAATAAGCAATATAATGAGTTAACGTCCATATTTGATGAGCATTTTAAGAGCTCTTTGTCACCGTTTGCAGCTCGCTATAAATTTTATAATTCAGTAATGGATGCCCACGAGACAGTAGCTAACTGGGCTGCTAGAGTAAGAAGTTTGGCCGGACAATGTGAATTTGGCAGCACTGTTTATGACTGGGTTCTACGAGATCGTTTTATAATTGGTTTCGAAAAAGGACCCATTCAAGATAGATTATTCGAAGAGAAAATTACATGCAGTTTCAGTGACGTCATCACCATTGCATCCAGCAAAATGGCGGCCCAGAAAAATTCATGTATGGAGGAAGTTAAGATTGAACCAGGCTTACACCATATTTCTCAGAACCCAAGAACGCCATCAACAGCGCAGAATCGCAGTGTGATGAGTGATAGTGGTGCATCAGGAAGTGGCGTCCAGAATCGGCGGAAAAAGTGTACAGTTTGCGGTCGACGCAACCATTTCACCAGTGATTGTAGGTTTAAGGATTATACATGTAATGTATGTAATGAAGTAGGTCATTTAGCGAGATTATGTCCCAATAGGGAACATCAAAGAAATGGTCCAAAaagatttcagaattttatagaagtcaaagatgatttttttaatttgacaGATACAAAATCAATCAACCAATTCAATGAACCTTTTTTCGTTCATGTTTATATTGATGAATTCAAACATAGGTTTCAACTGGATTCGGGAGCAAGTGTGTCTGCAGTTTCATATTCTTTTTGGTTAGATAACTTGCGTAAATATTCATTGAGCAAAGCTGAACGTAGCTTGTA A